A section of the Streptomyces sp. SCL15-4 genome encodes:
- a CDS encoding GNAT family protein, with translation MIIPHEVLPDGTRLRLVSTDDAEALHFAYAANRDHLAPWEPRRPDSFFTVEGQAERIGEQLRQFTERRAVPWVFESDGAIIGTITLSGMAFGPFCSAYLGYWVAADRQNRGLAGAGVASVCRAARDIIGLHRIEATTLLDNAPSQRVLEKNGFEPIGMAPRYLHINGEWRDHRLFQRILHDGPPTG, from the coding sequence ATGATCATTCCTCACGAAGTGCTGCCGGACGGGACCCGGTTGCGGCTCGTTTCCACCGACGACGCGGAGGCACTGCATTTCGCGTATGCCGCGAACCGGGACCATCTGGCTCCCTGGGAACCCCGCCGTCCTGACAGCTTCTTCACTGTCGAAGGTCAGGCCGAACGCATCGGTGAGCAATTGAGGCAGTTCACGGAACGGCGCGCCGTGCCCTGGGTGTTCGAAAGCGACGGCGCCATTATCGGCACGATCACTCTCTCGGGAATGGCGTTCGGGCCCTTTTGCAGCGCCTATCTGGGGTATTGGGTGGCCGCCGACCGGCAGAACCGGGGACTGGCCGGTGCGGGAGTGGCGAGCGTCTGCCGCGCGGCCCGCGACATCATCGGTCTGCACCGCATCGAGGCCACCACGCTCCTCGACAACGCTCCGTCACAACGCGTGCTGGAGAAGAACGGTTTCGAGCCGATCGGCATGGCCCCGCGGTATCTGCACATCAATGGGGAATGGCGAGATCACCGTCTTTTCCAGAGGATTCTGCACGACGGTCCGCCGACGGGCTGA
- a CDS encoding sulfatase, with protein MSDISRRVFGGLLGGGAVSTVAGAATPAQAAPAERPFRARPAAASGPRPNILVILGDDLGWADLSAYGAPHIKTPNLDRLARQGVRFTDAYSGSATCSPTRFSLYTGRYPGRTKGGLAEPVADRSQGLDPSHPTLASLLKEAGYDTALIGKWHCGWLPDHSPTKSGWDEFFGNFGGVLEYFSKLGQLGSYDLYEGDAEYRDLRYYTTVLTERAVEYVGRRHRRPWLLNLNFTTPHWPWLAEGDAETGAEIAARVRAAKTPAQVTAALNHHDGGSVAKYTEMVQSLDAAVGEVLAALRRSGQEENTLVLFASDNGGERWSYQWPLSGGKSTLQEGGIRVPAIVRWPARIDGHQVSHEPNYSPDWTATLLELGGARPDPAYPLDGTSLAGYLLRGEHLPERDLFWRVRGNRALRRGDWKYYQDADGTDHLYHLAADLREQADLAPDRPRLLADLKEAWEDIDRELLPYPGRS; from the coding sequence ATGTCCGACATATCCCGCCGTGTCTTCGGCGGTCTGCTCGGCGGCGGCGCGGTCTCCACCGTCGCCGGCGCCGCGACCCCCGCCCAGGCCGCCCCCGCCGAGCGCCCCTTCCGCGCCCGTCCCGCCGCCGCCTCCGGGCCGCGCCCCAACATCCTGGTCATCCTCGGTGACGACCTCGGCTGGGCCGACCTCTCCGCGTACGGCGCCCCGCACATCAAGACCCCGAACCTGGACCGGCTGGCCCGCCAGGGCGTGCGGTTCACCGACGCCTACTCCGGCTCGGCGACCTGCTCGCCGACCCGCTTCAGCCTCTACACCGGCCGCTATCCGGGCCGTACCAAGGGCGGCCTGGCCGAACCGGTGGCCGACCGGTCCCAGGGCCTGGACCCGAGCCACCCCACGCTCGCCTCCCTGCTGAAGGAGGCCGGCTACGACACGGCCCTCATCGGCAAGTGGCACTGCGGCTGGCTGCCCGACCACAGCCCCACCAAGTCCGGCTGGGACGAGTTCTTCGGCAACTTCGGCGGGGTCCTGGAGTACTTCTCCAAGCTGGGCCAGCTCGGCTCCTACGACCTGTACGAGGGCGACGCCGAGTACCGCGACCTGCGCTACTACACCACCGTGCTGACCGAGCGGGCCGTCGAGTACGTCGGCCGCCGGCACCGCCGGCCCTGGCTGCTGAACCTGAACTTCACCACTCCGCACTGGCCGTGGCTGGCCGAGGGCGACGCCGAGACCGGTGCCGAGATCGCCGCGCGGGTCCGGGCCGCGAAGACCCCGGCGCAGGTCACCGCGGCCCTCAACCACCACGACGGCGGCTCGGTCGCCAAGTACACCGAGATGGTGCAGAGCCTGGACGCGGCCGTCGGCGAGGTGCTGGCCGCGCTGCGCCGCTCCGGGCAGGAGGAGAACACGCTGGTGCTGTTCGCCAGCGACAACGGCGGTGAGCGCTGGTCGTACCAGTGGCCGCTGAGCGGCGGGAAGTCCACGCTCCAGGAGGGCGGCATCCGGGTGCCGGCCATCGTGCGCTGGCCCGCCCGCATCGACGGCCACCAGGTCAGCCACGAGCCGAACTACTCCCCCGACTGGACCGCGACCCTGCTGGAACTCGGCGGCGCCCGCCCCGACCCCGCCTATCCGCTGGACGGCACCAGCCTCGCGGGCTACCTGCTGCGCGGCGAGCACCTTCCCGAACGCGACCTGTTCTGGCGGGTCCGCGGCAACCGGGCGCTGCGCCGGGGCGACTGGAAGTACTACCAGGACGCCGACGGCACCGACCACCTCTACCACCTCGCCGCCGACCTCCGCGAACAGGCCGACCTGGCACCCGACCGTCCGCGGCTGCTGGCCGATCTGAAGGAGGCGTGGGAGGACATCGACCGGGAATTGCTGCCGTATCCCGGCAGGTCCTGA
- the glgX gene encoding glycogen debranching protein GlgX yields the protein MTSAAEQRAPAGEPAAGSGQPAAVNGARRPVPPAPVVWPGAPTPLGARFRTGPDGVAGTNFALWAAGAEAVRLCLFDEAGRETRVPLTELTHEIWHGFVPGVLPGQRYGYRVDGRWDPWTGARWNPAKLLLDPYARAVDGEFALPPQVYGHVRDWPEQSVADTVRDERDSAPYVPKGVVVHDDDDWSDDRRPKTPWADSVIYELHVRGFTKLHPGIPGELRGTYAGLAHPAAIEHLVGLGVTAVELLPVHQFAHEDHLLRRGLANYWGYNSIGYFAPHAGYAASGTAGGQVGEFKRMVRALHAAGIEVILDVVYNHTAEAGELGPTLSLKGIDNRGYYRLQDDARRYADYTGCGNTLHVVQPQVLRLITDSLRYWVTEMGVDGFRFDLAAALARSMHDVDMLSPFLAVIAQDPVLRRVKLIAEPWDIGSGGYQVGAFPPLWTEWNDRYRDTVRDFWRGALPDVREMGYRLSGSSDLYAWGGRRPYASVNFVTAHDGFTLRDLVSYGTKHNEANGEDNRDGTDDNRSWNCGTEGETDDEGVRALRRRQLRNLLTTLLLSTGVPMLVAGDEFGRTQHGNNNAYCQDNEIGWVDWSLRSEPGWRALSDLTARLIALRHRHPVLRRRAFFSGRAQTADGLRDLAWFTARGAEMTEDDWYAPAATLGMYLSGRDIPGRDERGAPVVDDSFLAVLHAGERPTGFVLPGPPWAERYELLVDTSAEEQTTAPGTLHRAGTRITVPARTVLLLRVA from the coding sequence GTGACGAGCGCAGCCGAGCAGCGGGCACCGGCCGGGGAGCCGGCCGCCGGGAGCGGGCAACCGGCGGCGGTGAACGGCGCCCGGCGGCCCGTACCGCCCGCCCCGGTGGTGTGGCCGGGCGCGCCGACCCCGCTGGGGGCCCGGTTCCGGACCGGACCGGACGGGGTCGCGGGCACCAACTTCGCGCTGTGGGCGGCCGGCGCGGAGGCGGTCCGGCTGTGCCTGTTCGACGAGGCCGGCCGGGAGACCCGGGTCCCGCTGACCGAGCTGACGCACGAGATATGGCACGGCTTCGTGCCGGGCGTGCTGCCCGGGCAGCGCTACGGCTACCGGGTCGACGGCCGCTGGGACCCGTGGACCGGCGCCCGCTGGAACCCGGCCAAGCTGCTGCTCGACCCGTACGCGCGGGCGGTGGACGGCGAGTTCGCGCTGCCGCCGCAGGTGTACGGGCATGTGCGGGACTGGCCGGAGCAGTCGGTGGCCGACACCGTGCGCGACGAGCGGGACTCGGCGCCGTACGTCCCGAAGGGGGTCGTCGTGCACGATGACGACGACTGGTCCGACGACCGCCGCCCCAAGACGCCGTGGGCCGACTCGGTGATCTACGAACTGCACGTGCGCGGCTTCACCAAGCTCCACCCGGGCATCCCCGGGGAACTGCGCGGCACCTACGCCGGGCTCGCGCACCCGGCCGCGATCGAGCACCTGGTGGGGCTGGGCGTGACGGCCGTGGAGCTGCTGCCCGTGCACCAGTTCGCGCACGAGGACCACCTGCTGCGCCGGGGCCTCGCCAACTACTGGGGCTACAACTCCATCGGCTACTTCGCCCCGCACGCCGGCTACGCCGCCTCCGGCACGGCCGGCGGGCAGGTCGGCGAGTTCAAGCGGATGGTGCGCGCGCTGCACGCGGCCGGCATCGAGGTCATCCTCGACGTGGTCTACAACCACACCGCCGAGGCGGGCGAGCTGGGCCCGACGCTGTCCCTGAAGGGCATCGACAACCGCGGTTACTACCGGCTCCAGGACGACGCCCGCCGCTACGCCGACTACACCGGCTGCGGCAACACCCTGCACGTCGTCCAGCCCCAGGTGCTGCGGCTGATCACCGACTCGCTGCGCTACTGGGTGACCGAGATGGGCGTGGACGGCTTCCGGTTCGACCTGGCGGCGGCGCTGGCCCGCTCGATGCACGACGTCGACATGCTCTCGCCGTTCCTCGCGGTGATCGCCCAGGACCCGGTGCTGCGCCGGGTGAAGCTGATCGCCGAGCCGTGGGACATCGGCTCCGGCGGCTACCAGGTGGGCGCCTTCCCGCCGCTGTGGACCGAGTGGAACGACCGCTACCGCGATACCGTGCGGGACTTCTGGCGGGGCGCGCTGCCCGACGTACGCGAGATGGGCTACCGCCTCTCCGGCTCCAGCGACCTGTACGCCTGGGGCGGCCGGCGCCCCTACGCCTCGGTCAATTTCGTCACCGCGCACGACGGCTTCACCCTGCGCGACCTGGTGTCGTACGGGACCAAGCACAACGAGGCCAACGGCGAGGACAACCGGGACGGCACCGACGACAACCGCTCGTGGAACTGCGGGACGGAGGGCGAGACCGACGACGAGGGCGTACGGGCGCTGCGCCGGCGGCAGCTGCGCAACCTGCTCACCACCCTGCTGCTGTCCACCGGCGTGCCCATGCTGGTCGCGGGCGACGAGTTCGGCCGCACCCAGCACGGCAACAACAACGCCTACTGCCAGGACAACGAGATCGGCTGGGTGGACTGGTCGCTGCGTTCGGAGCCGGGCTGGCGGGCGCTGTCGGACCTGACGGCGCGGCTGATCGCGCTGCGCCACCGGCATCCGGTGCTGCGCCGGCGGGCCTTCTTCTCCGGCCGCGCGCAGACCGCGGACGGACTGCGGGACCTGGCCTGGTTCACCGCGCGGGGCGCGGAGATGACCGAGGACGACTGGTACGCGCCCGCCGCCACGCTCGGCATGTACCTGTCCGGGCGGGACATACCGGGCCGGGACGAGCGGGGCGCGCCGGTGGTCGACGACAGCTTCCTCGCAGTACTGCACGCGGGCGAGCGGCCGACCGGCTTCGTGCTGCCGGGACCGCCGTGGGCCGAGCGGTACGAACTGCTCGTGGACACCTCCGCCGAGGAACAGACCACGGCACCGGGCACGCTCCACCGGGCGGGCACCCGGATCACGGTACCGGCACGAACGGTCCTGCTGCTGCGGGTCGCCTGA
- a CDS encoding putative leader peptide, with amino-acid sequence MRPATEHTRARVALVARRHVDLCRQSSALCR; translated from the coding sequence ATGAGGCCTGCCACGGAACACACACGCGCGCGCGTCGCGCTCGTGGCGCGGCGGCACGTGGACCTGTGCCGGCAGTCCAGCGCCCTGTGTCGCTGA
- a CDS encoding L,D-transpeptidase: MRHATGRARRAGAALAAVLTWAGLLAGCSANGPGPLGMGGTRADSPAPEDVIRVTPDDGSRAVRPDERLRIRLPGGRLEKVTVVREQDARAAPVPGRISADGLTWQPEEERLALAARYTVDVVARDGRGRRSARHTTFTTYVPDERFIAYVTPENRSTVGTGMIVSLSFSREITDRAAVERAVRITARPPVEIRPHWFGKDRLDFRPERYWKPGTEVTVGLDLRDVEGARGVYGLQQKTVSFTVGRSQVSLVDAARHMMEVRRDGELLATVPVTAGAPKHPSYNGKMVVMDMLEVTRMNSRTVGFGGEYDIPDVPHAMKLTDSGTFLHGNYWAPDAPGQVNVSHGCVGLRDVKGGGSDTPAGWFFDRSLVGDVVEIVHSKDKTVAPDNGLGGWNMAWKDWTAGSAVK; the protein is encoded by the coding sequence GTGAGGCACGCAACTGGACGCGCACGGCGCGCGGGGGCCGCGCTGGCCGCCGTACTGACATGGGCGGGGCTGCTCGCGGGCTGCTCCGCGAACGGCCCGGGACCGCTGGGCATGGGAGGGACTCGGGCGGACTCCCCGGCCCCCGAGGACGTCATCCGGGTGACCCCCGACGACGGGAGCAGGGCCGTACGCCCGGACGAGCGGCTGCGGATCCGGCTGCCCGGCGGGCGGCTGGAGAAGGTGACGGTGGTCCGGGAGCAGGACGCGCGGGCGGCGCCGGTCCCCGGGCGGATCAGCGCCGACGGGCTGACCTGGCAGCCCGAGGAGGAACGGCTGGCGCTCGCCGCCCGGTACACCGTGGACGTGGTCGCGCGGGACGGCCGGGGCCGCCGTTCGGCCCGGCACACCACCTTCACCACCTACGTCCCCGACGAACGGTTCATCGCCTACGTCACTCCGGAGAACCGCTCCACCGTAGGCACCGGAATGATCGTCTCGCTCTCCTTCAGCCGGGAGATCACCGACCGCGCCGCCGTCGAACGCGCCGTCCGGATCACCGCCCGGCCGCCCGTCGAGATCCGCCCGCACTGGTTCGGCAAGGACCGGCTGGACTTCCGGCCCGAGCGGTACTGGAAGCCCGGCACCGAGGTCACCGTCGGCCTGGACCTGCGGGACGTCGAGGGCGCCCGGGGCGTCTACGGCCTCCAGCAGAAGACGGTCTCCTTCACCGTCGGCCGCAGCCAGGTCTCGCTGGTCGACGCGGCCCGGCACATGATGGAGGTGCGGCGCGACGGGGAGCTGCTGGCCACCGTTCCCGTCACCGCGGGCGCCCCCAAACACCCCAGCTACAACGGCAAGATGGTGGTGATGGACATGCTGGAGGTGACCCGCATGAACAGCCGCACGGTCGGCTTCGGCGGCGAGTACGACATCCCCGACGTCCCGCACGCCATGAAGCTCACCGACTCCGGCACCTTCCTGCACGGCAACTACTGGGCCCCGGACGCCCCCGGGCAGGTCAACGTCAGCCACGGCTGCGTCGGCCTCAGGGACGTCAAGGGCGGCGGTTCGGACACGCCGGCGGGCTGGTTCTTCGACCGCAGCCTCGTCGGCGACGTCGTCGAGATCGTGCACAGCAAGGACAAGACGGTGGCCCCGGACAACGGCCTCGGCGGCTGGAACATGGCCTGGAAGGACTGGACGGCGGGCAGCGCGGTGAAGTGA
- a CDS encoding glycosyltransferase family 39 protein, translated as MTATLPGIRTPDTGAVPDSRVRAAARRHGPVLALFGTLKLAGFCSFMYLLSSSGDYRGKHPRFGGGAHAWDVLATWDGWWYQQIALHGYDPKLVPVPGATGLITLEGNSAAFFPLYPALMRLTSAVTGLGPYGAGMLVSVVASFAAALGIYAVAERFGGRRAGLAAAGLWAVWPGSGVEWAVYSDSLYVALAAWACHAVLTRRWLTAGVLTFAAGLNRPTAGALIAALAVAALLSLRREEDGVLRPVLAMALAPLGLFGYLLWVGNRMGDLGGYFKLQSGAWAHSFDYGKQTLDVLTSVPVGKFDYLFAYPFADVISVGVILLACALLPLLLRLRPPAVLVLYTVLTLALVLGSQQIVANISRYLLPCFPLFLPLAVALRRLSLPVLCALLGIAALASGSYAGYALFELGVP; from the coding sequence GTGACCGCGACCCTGCCCGGCATACGCACGCCGGACACCGGGGCCGTACCGGACTCCCGGGTGCGGGCCGCCGCCCGCCGCCACGGACCGGTCCTCGCCCTGTTCGGCACGCTGAAGCTGGCCGGTTTCTGCTCGTTCATGTACCTGCTGTCCTCGTCCGGGGACTACCGCGGCAAGCACCCCCGGTTCGGCGGCGGCGCGCACGCCTGGGACGTGCTGGCCACCTGGGACGGCTGGTGGTACCAGCAGATCGCGCTGCACGGCTACGACCCGAAGCTCGTCCCGGTCCCGGGCGCCACGGGCCTGATCACGCTGGAGGGCAACTCGGCGGCGTTCTTCCCGCTCTACCCGGCGCTGATGCGGCTGACCTCGGCGGTCACCGGCCTCGGCCCGTACGGCGCCGGAATGCTGGTCTCCGTCGTCGCCTCCTTCGCCGCGGCGCTCGGCATCTACGCCGTCGCGGAGCGGTTCGGCGGCCGGCGGGCCGGGCTGGCGGCGGCCGGACTGTGGGCGGTGTGGCCCGGCTCGGGCGTGGAGTGGGCGGTCTACTCCGACTCCCTCTACGTGGCCCTGGCCGCCTGGGCCTGCCACGCGGTGCTCACGCGCCGCTGGCTCACGGCGGGCGTGCTCACCTTCGCGGCCGGGCTGAACCGGCCCACGGCCGGCGCGCTGATCGCCGCGCTCGCCGTGGCCGCGCTGCTCAGCCTGCGCCGCGAGGAGGACGGGGTGCTGCGCCCGGTGCTGGCCATGGCCCTGGCCCCGCTCGGACTCTTCGGCTATCTGCTGTGGGTCGGCAACCGCATGGGCGACCTGGGCGGCTACTTCAAGCTCCAGTCGGGCGCCTGGGCGCACAGCTTCGACTACGGCAAGCAGACCCTGGACGTGCTGACGTCCGTGCCCGTGGGCAAGTTCGACTACCTCTTCGCCTACCCGTTCGCGGACGTCATCTCGGTCGGCGTCATCCTGCTGGCCTGCGCGCTGCTGCCGCTGCTGCTGCGGCTGCGCCCGCCGGCGGTGCTGGTGCTGTACACCGTCCTCACGCTGGCGCTGGTCCTGGGCAGTCAGCAGATAGTCGCCAACATCTCCCGCTATCTGCTGCCCTGCTTCCCGCTGTTCCTGCCGCTCGCGGTCGCGCTGCGCCGGCTGAGCCTGCCGGTGCTGTGCGCGCTGCTCGGCATCGCGGCGCTGGCCTCCGGCTCGTACGCCGGTTACGCCCTGTTCGAGCTGGGCGTGCCGTGA
- a CDS encoding JmjC domain-containing protein: MITSDRTTPRIQIINTAALRRQKEPLVPISGDAGAVDEIARMLPVDTVELRRCTGDEKSFMTEVWGKRVRLTTGGIPADDLISVRDIDRLLTSQPLLRSDMIRLVRQGEILPRSAYLRSMREIYPRPVDHEMTENEHLFEMLTRGVASAAEVTAAVRAGATLILQSAHWYHPPLTEFCRSLELALGRRCRANIYLTPVSSQGFDLHSDPHDVFVLQAFGEKQWHVGATPWERRHGSADAGTDETRELLLRPGDVLYLPKGTPHRAHTLSARSGHVTISVESNSWREVLRTTLTQLVEDSLPAELLDAELPAGWPHDGGALDEAAGRFLADVRAALAEQEPEQVRSTHLRTFLSQLTDRIPGAFETDSALGVLGVLDTTPLRRRKTVPCALFSQPATQRLYAVLGRRCVGMPETYEKSMRFIAGRTEFTPEELSAELDERERLELCQALVDAHLLYTLE; this comes from the coding sequence GTGATCACCAGCGACCGAACCACGCCGAGGATCCAGATCATCAACACCGCGGCACTGCGCCGGCAGAAGGAGCCCTTGGTCCCGATTTCCGGGGACGCGGGAGCGGTTGACGAGATCGCCCGAATGCTGCCGGTCGACACGGTGGAACTCCGCCGCTGCACCGGTGATGAGAAATCCTTCATGACCGAGGTCTGGGGAAAGCGGGTCCGTCTCACGACCGGCGGTATACCGGCCGACGATCTCATCAGCGTGCGTGACATCGACCGGCTGCTCACCAGCCAGCCGCTGCTGCGTTCCGACATGATCCGCCTTGTGCGGCAGGGGGAAATCCTGCCGCGCAGCGCGTATCTCCGGTCGATGCGGGAGATTTATCCGCGCCCCGTCGACCATGAGATGACGGAGAACGAGCATCTCTTCGAGATGCTGACGCGGGGCGTCGCGAGCGCGGCGGAGGTCACGGCCGCCGTCCGCGCGGGCGCGACCCTGATTCTCCAGTCGGCGCACTGGTATCACCCGCCGCTGACCGAGTTCTGCCGCTCCCTCGAACTGGCCCTGGGGCGCCGGTGCCGGGCGAACATCTATCTCACACCGGTCTCGTCGCAAGGGTTCGACCTGCACTCCGATCCGCACGATGTCTTCGTGCTCCAGGCGTTCGGCGAGAAGCAGTGGCACGTCGGGGCGACGCCGTGGGAACGCCGGCACGGCAGCGCGGACGCCGGCACCGACGAGACGAGGGAACTGCTGCTGCGCCCCGGTGACGTGCTGTATCTCCCGAAGGGCACGCCACACCGGGCGCACACGCTGAGCGCCCGGTCGGGACACGTCACCATCAGCGTCGAGTCGAATTCCTGGCGCGAAGTCCTGCGGACCACGCTGACCCAGCTCGTCGAGGACAGCCTCCCCGCCGAGCTGCTGGACGCCGAGCTGCCCGCCGGCTGGCCGCACGACGGCGGCGCGCTCGACGAGGCGGCGGGGCGGTTCCTGGCGGACGTCCGGGCGGCACTCGCGGAGCAGGAGCCCGAGCAGGTGCGCTCCACTCATCTGCGCACCTTCCTTTCGCAGCTCACGGACAGGATTCCCGGCGCCTTCGAGACGGACTCCGCTCTCGGCGTTCTCGGCGTGCTGGACACGACACCGCTGCGGCGGCGGAAGACGGTACCGTGCGCGCTCTTCTCGCAGCCCGCGACCCAGCGCCTGTACGCGGTTCTCGGCCGCCGCTGTGTCGGTATGCCCGAGACCTACGAGAAATCCATGCGGTTTATCGCGGGGCGTACGGAGTTCACGCCCGAGGAACTCTCCGCCGAGCTGGACGAGCGCGAGCGGCTGGAACTCTGCCAGGCCCTCGTGGATGCGCACCTGTTGTACACGCTAGAGTGA
- a CDS encoding MFS transporter gives MLTTMARRLGIRTTGPAERRLLTTVAIDATGGGLFLAGATLFYARVAGLSAGQIGIGLSVLGIVALAATLPNGLLVDRIGPRHALIVLHLWRGVWCCALAFVHSFWQFLAVLTLLGLAEHAGMPALQAYVGSAFGDAERVGVMARVQVLKNTGFLVGALLAAVAVGSGTDTGYRMLLLGDGLSFFVAAVLMTTVRNVGGGRRRGERHSPLAPLKNIRFLALTCCNGVLQLNLSVLVIGMPLWVTRATEAPEAVAPLLIAVNTVIAISLQVPLSRGAETVPGAGRHMRRAGLSFALMCGTLIVASWTPSAPAAALMVASVVLHTLGEIWHASGGWGLQFALSPEAERGNYAAAYSLGPTAEGMVGPSLIAGAVVAAGPAGWTALGLLFLVAGLGAHAVARRAVPGPSATASAEVSPSADRRAESSGKDGDLAIPH, from the coding sequence ATGCTGACGACCATGGCGCGCCGGCTCGGAATCCGCACCACCGGGCCGGCCGAGCGGAGGCTGCTGACCACCGTCGCGATCGACGCGACCGGCGGCGGCCTGTTCCTGGCCGGTGCGACGCTCTTCTACGCGCGTGTGGCCGGGCTGTCCGCCGGGCAGATCGGCATCGGCCTCTCCGTGCTGGGCATCGTCGCGCTGGCCGCGACCCTTCCCAACGGTCTCCTGGTCGACCGGATCGGCCCGCGGCACGCCCTGATCGTGCTGCACCTGTGGCGCGGGGTGTGGTGCTGTGCGCTGGCCTTCGTCCACTCCTTCTGGCAGTTCCTCGCCGTGCTGACGCTGCTGGGACTGGCGGAGCACGCCGGAATGCCGGCCCTCCAGGCGTACGTCGGGTCCGCGTTCGGCGACGCCGAGCGCGTCGGCGTCATGGCCCGGGTGCAGGTGCTGAAGAACACCGGCTTCCTGGTGGGTGCCCTGCTGGCGGCGGTGGCCGTGGGCAGCGGAACGGACACGGGCTACCGGATGCTGCTGCTGGGCGACGGACTGTCGTTCTTCGTCGCCGCCGTGCTGATGACGACCGTGCGCAACGTGGGCGGCGGGCGGCGGAGGGGCGAGCGGCACTCGCCCCTCGCGCCCTTGAAGAACATCAGGTTCCTCGCACTGACCTGCTGCAACGGTGTGCTCCAGCTGAACCTCTCGGTGCTGGTGATCGGCATGCCGCTGTGGGTGACCCGGGCCACCGAGGCGCCCGAGGCGGTGGCTCCGCTGCTGATCGCGGTCAACACCGTGATCGCGATCTCGCTCCAGGTCCCGCTGAGCCGAGGGGCCGAGACGGTGCCGGGCGCCGGCCGCCATATGCGCCGGGCCGGGCTGTCGTTCGCCCTGATGTGCGGAACGCTGATCGTGGCGTCCTGGACACCGTCCGCCCCCGCCGCGGCGCTCATGGTGGCGTCCGTCGTGCTGCACACACTGGGCGAGATCTGGCACGCCTCGGGCGGCTGGGGACTGCAGTTCGCGCTGTCGCCCGAGGCCGAGCGCGGCAACTACGCCGCCGCGTACAGCCTCGGTCCGACCGCGGAAGGGATGGTCGGGCCGTCCCTGATCGCCGGCGCGGTGGTGGCCGCGGGCCCGGCCGGCTGGACGGCCCTGGGGCTGCTCTTCCTGGTCGCCGGGCTGGGCGCGCACGCCGTGGCCCGGCGGGCCGTGCCGGGACCTTCGGCGACCGCCTCGGCGGAGGTCAGCCCGTCGGCGGACCGTCGTGCAGAATCCTCTGGAAAAGACGGTGATCTCGCCATTCCCCATTGA
- a CDS encoding SigE family RNA polymerase sigma factor yields the protein MEQARAGEYDAFVAARWSVLFHLARLLTGGDRHRAEDLLQESLVKLWFVWPKVADEAPEAYVRKVLARAAARSARRRWWGERPVEELPETAAAGDLSATVAERSRLEAALARLTPRQRAAVVLRYYQDLPDRQVAEALGCPVGTARSHAARGVARLRRLLADVIEPVG from the coding sequence ATGGAGCAGGCCAGGGCCGGTGAGTACGACGCGTTCGTGGCGGCCCGCTGGTCGGTGTTGTTCCATCTGGCCCGTCTGCTCACCGGGGGCGACCGGCACCGCGCCGAGGACCTGTTGCAGGAGTCCCTGGTCAAGCTGTGGTTCGTCTGGCCGAAGGTCGCCGACGAGGCGCCGGAGGCCTATGTGCGCAAGGTGCTGGCGCGGGCCGCGGCCCGCTCGGCCCGCCGCCGCTGGTGGGGTGAGCGGCCCGTGGAGGAGCTGCCGGAGACGGCGGCGGCCGGCGACCTGTCGGCGACCGTCGCCGAGCGGTCCCGGCTGGAGGCGGCGCTCGCCCGGCTGACCCCGCGCCAGCGGGCCGCCGTGGTGCTGCGCTACTACCAGGATCTGCCCGACCGGCAGGTCGCCGAGGCCCTGGGCTGCCCCGTGGGCACGGCCCGGTCCCATGCCGCGCGCGGGGTGGCCCGGCTGCGCCGGCTGCTGGCCGACGTCATCGAGCCGGTGGGGTGA
- a CDS encoding TfuA-like protein encodes MWPISPSRPRPVVFGAASVRSLDPALLAAVDLRPPVRRGDLLPLLDEKPGTVVLVDGLFGGTMAVTPTECRQLMDAGWTLVGCSSMGALRAADLWPLGAIGIGDIFTLYRLGTLTSDADVAVALDPDDGHRELTVSTVHVRAVLTAAVETGLLAPARRTGLARAAEDIHWTERSWAACRAAWSDLGIAPTVLSALLRLGREPRLHPKVRDADAALRAVLARDWLGDEITRGHRCPACQEPLAAGVLFCPTCVSEAHETCL; translated from the coding sequence GTGTGGCCCATCAGCCCGTCCAGGCCTAGGCCCGTCGTCTTCGGCGCGGCATCGGTGCGTTCGCTGGATCCGGCCCTGCTGGCAGCGGTCGACCTGCGGCCCCCCGTCCGCCGCGGAGACCTGCTGCCGCTGCTCGACGAGAAGCCCGGCACCGTGGTCCTCGTCGACGGCCTGTTCGGCGGGACGATGGCCGTGACGCCGACCGAGTGCCGTCAGCTGATGGACGCCGGCTGGACCCTGGTGGGCTGCTCCAGCATGGGAGCCCTGCGGGCGGCGGACCTGTGGCCGCTCGGCGCGATCGGCATCGGCGACATCTTCACCCTGTACCGGCTGGGCACCCTGACGTCCGACGCCGACGTCGCCGTCGCCCTGGACCCCGACGACGGCCACCGCGAACTGACCGTGTCCACGGTGCACGTACGGGCCGTGCTCACGGCGGCCGTCGAGACGGGCCTGCTCGCCCCCGCCCGGCGGACCGGACTCGCCCGTGCCGCCGAGGACATCCACTGGACCGAGCGGTCCTGGGCGGCCTGCCGGGCGGCGTGGAGCGACCTGGGCATCGCGCCCACGGTGCTCTCCGCCCTCCTGCGGCTCGGCCGGGAGCCCCGGCTGCATCCCAAGGTGCGCGACGCCGACGCCGCCCTGCGCGCGGTGCTGGCGCGTGACTGGCTCGGCGACGAGATCACGCGGGGCCACCGCTGTCCGGCCTGTCAGGAACCCCTCGCCGCGGGCGTGCTGTTCTGCCCCACCTGCGTCTCCGAGGCGCACGAAACCTGCCTGTGA